The sequence GCGGGAGCCAGTGGAAAGCCTTGGTGCTGTTTTGTTAAATCCTCTGTGCTCTCCCCGAGGGCTCCAAAGGCATCGCCCTCCTTATCTCCGCAGCATCGCCCGGGGCTGAGGCAGGACCCCCTTTGCCAAGCACATCCCCAGTTTGTGCGGGGTGCAGGAGGGGACCGGGGGGATTCCAAGTCCTTCCCTTCCGAGCCAAAACCCAGGACCCGCACCTTCCCTGGGGCTTCTGGCATCGGGAGAAGATTTGCTGTGCgatttggggacagggaagggctttgcctttggggacagggacggcTCCAGGCACAGGCTGTGAAGGCAAAGGGACATTTCCCTGCTGGGACTGGGCATTTGGGTGccggcagagcccagccctgccggAATCTCCTCTGGGGAGATTGCCATCGGGCAGTGCCCAGCTGAGGGGAGAactgctctgccagggctggctgAGGCCGCTGCACCCGCGGGATTGTGGTGGCAACATCCCGTGGCGACAGGAGGACCCGTGGCTGGAGACCTGGGCAAGTGTCAGCCcccacagctgctctccctggctgtgccaaTCCCGAGcccgcggggctggggctgcttcCCCGGAATGGCCCTCGGGGGTCGCGGTggggtgggggacagggacacgcgggGCCCTGGGGGCTGCCAGGGTGGCCGGTGCCTTGGAACCGGCACAACGAAGGatcagagggacagggacactgtggCTCAGGGGACAGGGGGCTGCAGAGGAGGGTGGGGCTGCACGGGCACTGCCGTGGGTGCCGGCTGAGCCAGCGGTCACCGCGGACAGGGTACCCCAGTGATGGGGGCATGGCCCCCCCCGGGGGCTCAGCAGTCCCTGGGCTGCTTTTCCTGACCCTCCTGTGCAGAgtgggggaaactgaggcacaggcactgcctgcagtggggctgggctgcccgAAATGCTCTGGGCAGGGCTCAGATgtagccctggcacagcctggcactgccggcagtgttcctgcagcctgcctttccccagcatcccagCCCGGCTCGTTTTCCGAGCGATCTCAGCTTAAAGGGCTCTGGAGAGCCGAGGTGCGGCGGCTGCTCTGCCCCAGGCCCCGCTGGACACAAAGATGGTTTGATTGAGTGGccggggctggctgggaataaaCGTCCCCTTGTGTCGCGCTGGGGAGGCCGCGGGGACAATGGTGACCCCGGGGCCGGCCGAGCCCCTCCGGAGCCCGGcggggtggggtgggggagagCCGCAGCCCGGCAGCTCGGGGGGCAGCGGTGGGGTTTGGGGCGCCCCACGGTGTCATCCCTTCAGGACGGGAAACGCGTCTAAATGTGGGACCTGCGATGAGGGATTTGctgggtgggaggaagaggagggatgAAGGCACCCATGTGCGGGGCGGGCGGACAGCCAGCCCGGGGGGTGGGCAGCGCTCGGCCGCTCACGTGCTGCGGCTTTGTCCGCCGTAAATAACCGGGGAtgcggggagggagggagggaaagggaggggagCAGCGGAGAGGCGCCCGCTGCGGCGCCCAGGGGTGAAGCTGCGCCAGCtctgcccctgtcccctgtccccccggttAACTCTGGGCCCGATGACCACAAGGAGATCCTGGCGCTGGGCTGCGCTTCTTTTGGGATGGCAACGCTTTGTGACCCCGAGCCCGGGGCCACCGCACGCCCCAATAGCAAAGCCATCGCCCCGGGACTGAGCCCGCAGCTCGCCCACGGGACCCAGAGCCCAAACCGCAGCGCCCAGCGGGCCGGCCGGGCCCAGCGCCGATGTGtgccggggctggagggggtcAGAGGGCCCGCGGCCATGCCGGCCACCCTTCCTCCCCCCGCCGGGGCCTGGAACTCCTGGAATTTGGGCAGcgggagcgcggccgccgccggcccTTTGTTCTCGCTGGCCGGTGGCTCCCGGCCCTGGCCCTCCCCTGCGCTCCCCCCATCCCCAGCATCCCCGGCTCGCTCCAATCCCCCCCCCTTCCTCtctttattttttgggggggggtgtGGGTGTGTGGAGGCCTGGGAAGGCTCCGGCTTTGTGTGTGGTGTGGGACAGGGGCTCTGGGCCCCTTCCTTTCAGATGCAGGAGGTATGCAGCTAATTCAATGGGCTGCAGTTTGATTACCTATCTGATAACAGAGGAATGCCAGCAATGTGTGTGTTTTGGGAAGGGGGCAGGGGGATGCGCAGGGACCACCAGCCACTCTGCAGCGCACATCAAAAGGCTGCggcggggggggaggggggggagaGCTGGGACGCCCCAGCCTCTGTCCCccccccttccctggggagaggGCGTTTCCTTTGGCCTTTTGgcggagggggctgggggtgcttgTCATCCTCACCCGCTCCTGGAAAATAAATCGCTTCCCCGTCGTGTTGTGGCAGCTTCTGCCccatccctcctcttcctccaagTGGGGGTGCCGGCTGCACGGGGCTGGACTCTGGCCGTGGGCCGGCGGTGCCCGCGGTGTGGCGGAGCTGGGGGGCCCAGCCCGTGCGCTGGGGTCCCCCCCGGCACGGCTCAGCTTTATCCCGAAGATCAGGGCTGAGCGCCTGGGAGTTTTCATCCCCGCAGTGTAAACACAGCTGGGCCAGCTGGGGCTGTAAACGCCCTGAGAGAGCCCACGGGAGGTGGTTGGCCTCGTCCCGTGCCAGGGAGTGATGCTCAGCCCCTCCtgacccccaaaaccctgggCTGCTGTGGGAATGGGGTAAATCCGGGGTAGCTCCCATTGCCCAAATCACCTCAGGCTGGGGACGGGCTGGGGTGGGTGGCTGAGCCGAGGTGCTGAGGCACCTCTGGGATGTGCTGGTGCCTTGGGCACAGAGCTCCTGCACGGGGGATGCCCAGCACGGGGCAGCTGGGTTGGTGGTGCGGAGCAGTGTTGGGTCACCGTGGGGGTTTGCCAGGGGCAGGTGGTGCTGGAACTGCTCTGGGTGGGCACAGGTGGCCGTGACACTCTGTCACGTTCTTGTTGTCATTTGGGAGCTCAAGAGCTCGGGGTTTGGCTCTTCCTttaggcagcaggagcaggtcAGAGAGCAAAGGAGGGTCCCTGTGGCCACtctggatcccatcccaacagCCAAGGGGATCCGGGGCCTGGGCGTGATGTGGCCCAGCACATGGGGTCTGTCCCACCCTGAGCTGGAGCCCCAGGCacagaaagggaggggaaaagcagcagaaaaagggGTCTCAAGGGTTGTTCCTCGAGCTCTGCTGTGTTCCCACTTCTTTCGTGCCCACGGACACGTGGACATCCCACAAGACCCtgccaagaaaaaaatcactcctATAACCCAGCAACTCCGtttcctccctctctgcttttgCGTGGGGTGTTTGCTCGCGTCTCCTGGTGAGATGTGGAGCGGGGATGGGAGCAGAGCGTGCCCGCGTGTCCCGGGCAGCGCTCACGGGAGGCGCGGAGAGCGGGACAGCGCGGCCCACGCGACGGGAGCTCTCGGGCCATGAATGGGGAGATGCTCCATTCACAAATGCGGGGGCGCGCTGCAGCCGCGCAGGCGTTGGGAATCCCCAccggcaggagctgctcctcccTCTGCCAGCCAAGTCCCCTTCGTGCGAGGCTCCGCTCGCAGAGCTGCGGGGATGCCGAGCTGGAATTGCTGCCCgggggcagagcaggcagggaggctCGCGGTGCAGCGGGCTGAGAATTGCCGCCTGcctcagccagctctgctccttaGGGATTTGTTCTGCTAAAATGGACAGAGCCCCTCAAAGTGGAGTGGGGTTTTCCTGTCACCTCAcaacccccccctccccagcctgggtTTTTCTTGGCTCCCCTGGTTTGATCGTGTGGTGATACCCGATGTGGTATTCCTGGAAGGAATGGGAGAAGCTCCCAGCAGTGATAATCCTGTGCCAAATGGCTGCTTAATTAATTATTGCAGGCAGTTAAAGGGCTTGAGCTGGCCTGAGGGGGCCGGCAGTGCCAGCCTCCAGCCTCCTGGCCTTGCTACAGGGCCTGCCACGAGCTGGGTTTGTGTCTTTGTGCAAAGCCTCGAGATccttttgtatttaaaaaaaagcagaacCAAGGGACAGGCAGAGGGGGACATTTGCAGCTCTTGTGCCACAGGAGGGCTTTGTGCTGTGCCTGGAGAAcaccccagctctgtgctgaccCCCAtcctctccctgtgcccccccagaGCAAGCTCCACATGGAGGGTTTCCGCAGCCTGAAGGAGGGCGAAGCTGTTGAGTTCACCTTCAAGAAATCATCCAAAGGTCTGGAGTCCATCCGGGTGACCGGCCCCGGGGGCGTCTTCTGCATCGGCAGCGAGAGGAGGCCCAAAGGGAAGAGCCTCCAGAAGCGCAGGTCAAAAGGAGACCGGTGAGGgccgagctggggctggggctgagcccaggctggggctgagccctgcGGGCACCGGGAGCTGCCCGGGCACCCCGGGGATGGGCACGGGGCCGGTGGGATGGGCAGTGACCCTTGTTCTGGGAAAGCACCGTCCTGCAGTGCCTAATGAGCGGCAGATGCAGCTCggtggggaaggggcaggggagcagcagggaggggcagAGGTCAGGGACACCCCGGGCAGTGCCCCCCTCGCCCggggagccctgctgggctggggcagttTGCTCCAAGAGAAGCCCTTCCTTGTGGGAAGGAAACAGCCGGACATCCCGACAGTGTCCCCCACGTCCCGACAGTGTCCCCCACGTCCCGACAGTGTCTCCCACAGCGGGATGGGAGCCCTGGGGCAAATTTAATCCCCGCTCTCCCATCCTCTCCATCCCGGCTGCCTGGGGATGCCTcatcccagttttcccagtggATGCTGTCCACCCCACTCAGCTGTTCTCACAAACAGGTTTTTATATTAATCAGAAAGGAATTgtgaagaaaaagggaagagaaaagggTCGTGGCCGTCCTATATGGATGCAGGATTTAAAATGGACACCAGGCTCCGGTGTGAGGGTGGCACCCATGGGACAAGTGCTGGGAGGCACAGCCCCGTGAGAAGCCACCCTTGGCGCTGTCCCCACACGATGACAGCTGGGGATGTCAGCTGTTCCTTTGCCTGTTCCTGGGGCAGTGTAACCCCGGCAGTGGGGTCTGGAGACACAGGAGCCGGGACACTGATGGAGCCAGACGGGTGGAACCCCCCACATCCCGAATTTGTCCCCGCGGTGTGTGGCTTCAGTGCAGTGGTTTGCTGCCATCTCCTGGGTACCAGCAGCACCACTGAGCCCCAGCTGGCCAtgctggagctgggctctgcagggaccaACCCTGGGGCCACCACCCATCCCAAGAGCCAAGCCCAGCTCTGGCTAAGAAGCCAGATGGGTCCCAGGCATAGTCACAGCATCCTCCTGcctcattttatttctcctcCCCTCACACAGGTGCTACAACTGCGGCGGGCTGGACCACCACGCCAAGGAGTGCAAGCTGCCGCCGCAGCCCAAGAAGTGCCACTTCTGCCAGAGCATCAGCCACATGGTCGCCAACTGCCCCGCGAAAGCACAGCAGTCCCCCAGCTCGCAGGGAAAGCCCGCCTACTTCCGAGAGGAGGAGGACATGCACAGCTCGGCCCTCCTCCCCGAGACCCGGGAATGATGGTGGGTGGCAGGGAGAGGGGGCTTCCACCGGGATGAGAAGGCTTCGGCAAGGCAaggggcagcctggggagggccggtggcagtgctggcagcgGGGACctggtgtccctgcacagaccTTTCCCCCACACCCAGGCTGGGAAAAGCCCTGTTAACATCAGGATGGCTTGTTCCAAAACAGGGGAAGGCAGCACCCAACACACTTCTTCCcgctaaaaaccccaaacatgaTTAATCTTTAATCTTTTCCTAAATTAAGCCAGGCAGTCGTGTCttggggaggaggagcagaggggcatcatcccagggaggagctgatGGCTCCTTACTCTCCCGAGCTTCAAACAGGCCCGGcacagcctggaggagctggggggaCTCGCTCCTGCCTGCCCGGGAGGGAGGCTGAGGGAAAGGCTGCCTGTGCAGCGCCAGGGAGGCGCCCGTGGGCCGGTCCCGcggctccctctgctcctcGTGGCCTCTCGCTTGCAGGGAGGTGTGAGGATTTATGGTTTCTCCACAGTTGCGCCATtgctgacagcagcagagcctggattTGGGCTCAGTCTGGGAGGAAATGGATCCTCTCTCAGGGCTGGAGTAACACCATTTGTGGGCTGcgagctgcagcctgggggaGAGCAATTCAAAGGAAAACCACTTTTTCCCCCCTAATCCCCAGGTGCCAGCCCAGAGAGCACGAGGTGTTTTATGCAGCCAGCTCCTCCCCTCTCAGGCTTCTCCCAGCCTCCTGAAGGCGGAGCTGGGGACACTCCTGCGCTGGGGACACTCCTGCGCTGGGACACTCCTGCGCTGGGGACACTCCTGCGCTGGGACACTCCTGCGCTGGGGACACTCCTGCGCTGGGACACTCCTGCGCTGGGACACTCCTGCGCTGGGGACACTCCTGCGCTGGGACACTCCTGCGCTGGGACACTCCTGCGCTGGGACACTCCTGCGCTGGGACACTCCTGCGCTGGGACactcctctgctcctcctgcccacCCCACGCTGCAGAGCCCGCTGCCGCCGGGGCTGAGCCTCCcccgggacaggggacaggggacagggctgtcccGCGTTAGTGGCTGCTGTCCCCCCTCCCCACGGCCCTTCCCAAGTCTTGCCTTTATTTATTGGCCCCGGTGGACCCCCCCCTTCTCCCGGGGAGCCCCCCGGCCGTGCCGAAGCCAAGGCCAAGTGAAAGCTGCACTAGGACGTGCGTGAATGACGTatctttgggtttgtttgtcgtctttgttttgggtttgttgttctttttttttttttttttttttaatataaatattctggttttgtatttttgtatattttaatctttaagaaaagaaaaggaaaaaaaatggagagaaagGACATAATTCCTGCAACTTATTCTCAGGTATTCGAGCAATCTCAGGGATAAAATGCCTCTGTAGCCCAGTGCTGGACAGAGAGGAGGGTTTTTCTAACAGCACAAAGAAATGATGAAGTTTCTGTTGTAAGTGTAGATCTACCTCACTGGATGTTTGCTAGGTGGGCTGATGTGTTGTCGAGTTTTCACATGTGTTTTTTGGtatgtttgggatttgttttctttttaactgtATTGTAATggtctctttcccttccccgTGCACTGATGGAGGCATTTGGGTCTGTGGATCCGTGTGTGGGGATGGAGAAGCCGGgcagtgccatgggcagggaacagGTGCTAGAGCCCGTGTCAGCTCCCAACTCCTGAATTTCTCCCAGCCTGGTGGCTTTTGAGGCCTGTCCTCAGTTTCTCTCTCCTGTTTGCTCTCCGGCTGTTGGGAACACTCCAGTGCACCCTGTGCCCGAGTCCTCCTGCTGCCCGTGAGCTGAGCTGTCACACAGGCTCCCAGCAGGCTGGCGCCGTGTGGCTGGGGGTCAGgatgggggtcccagccccatgcAGGGGGACTGAGGAGGAGCAGACGGTGACCAGGGAGTGCTGGGAGACAGGGTTACCCTCAGTCCCTGCCCTTCCTCACCCTcgagctcagggctggctgtCCACGGCCTCCCAGGACAGGGGACCCGGTTCCAAGTCCGAGGGAGGTGCAACTGCTCCATCCTCTTCTCCTTCCTGGCGTCCTTCAAATGCTGACTCACCATGGCTCGGAGAAACTCTGGATCCCAGGTTCTGGGGTATGAACACTCCTGTTGCAGCCCAGGGGGTGGCTGGAGCCTTCCCAGGGAGGGCGTCTGGCCGGCTGTGGGCATGTTTCCTGCTGGGTTTTAGTAGCAATGGGTCTagctgtggggcagggctggatcaGACGGGGGCACCCACtccatccccagggatgggggacTCTGGGGGCACTCACTGAGGCCGCTGGAGCCCggtgacccccccagcacaTGGGCATTGAGGGGGATGGAGAGCggccccagctgctccctgccctgctccagcagtgtAGGGTGAGGTGGTGGTCTCTTCTTGGGAGACGGGGGAAGGACTTTGATTTTTTGACTAGCAACGGGATCTGTACAAAACTGCTTCAGGAAAACAGCTTTAGTCTGACGGGGTAAATGCAATAGAGCCTTGGGGGGTGGCTCTTGGCCTCCCCCCGGCACCtcggctgtgccagggaaacTGCTGCCCCCCCAGTCCCTGTGTCTGCCCCCTCAATCCCTGTGTCTGCCCCCCAGTCCCTGTGTCTGCCCCCCAATCCCTGTGTCTGCCCCCCAGTCCCTGTGTCTGCTCCCTCAATCCCTGTGTCTGCTCCCTCAATCCCTGTGTCTGCCCCCCAGTCCCTGTGTCTGCCCCCCCAATCCCTGTGTCTGCCCCCCAGTCCCTGTGTCTGCCCCCCAATCCCTGTGTCTGCCCCCCAATCCCTGTGTCTGCCCCCCAGTCCCTGTGTCTGCCCCCCAATCCCTGTGTCTGCCCCCCAATCCCTGTGTCTGCCCCCCAATCCCTGTGTCTGCCCCCCAGTCCCTGTGTCTGCCCCCCCAATCCCTGTATCTGTCCCCCAATCCCTGTGTCTGCCCCCTCAATCCCTGTGTCTGCCCCCCAGTCCCTGTGTCTGCCCCCCAGTCCCTGTGTCTGCCCCCCAATCCCTGTGTCTGCCCCCCAGTCCCTGTGTCTGCCCCCCCAATCCCTGTGTCTGCCCCCCAGTCCCCGTCTCTGCCCCCCCAATCCCTGTGTCTGCCCCCCAATCCCTGTGTCTGCTCCCTCAATCCCCGTGTCTGCCCCCCCAGTCCCCGTCTCTGCCCCCCAGTCCCTGTGTCTGCCCCCCAGTCCCTGTGTCTGCCCCCCAGTCCCTGTGTCTGCCCCCCCAGTCCCTGTGTCTGCCCCCTCAATCCCTGTGTCTGCCCCCCAGTCCCTGTGTCTGCCCCTCAATCCCTGTGTCTGCC is a genomic window of Anomalospiza imberbis isolate Cuckoo-Finch-1a 21T00152 chromosome 25, ASM3175350v1, whole genome shotgun sequence containing:
- the LIN28A gene encoding protein lin-28 homolog A translates to MAEQGPAPPGPAARTGHPEQDWRFLCGPPGWVRGGWAGGTRGSPSPRLSGSVGLSPGAKPGEEPAGDSPKAENESQPLHGSGICKWFNVRMGFGFLSMTAKGGATLDSPVDVFVHQSKLHMEGFRSLKEGEAVEFTFKKSSKGLESIRVTGPGGVFCIGSERRPKGKSLQKRRSKGDRCYNCGGLDHHAKECKLPPQPKKCHFCQSISHMVANCPAKAQQSPSSQGKPAYFREEEDMHSSALLPETRE